One window of the Amycolatopsis mediterranei genome contains the following:
- a CDS encoding enoyl-CoA hydratase-related protein translates to MIEDPGAVGLGCRWADGVLWLTLDRPEARNALTIAMRRGLITAIRAADADPQTRVVVLTGTDPAFSAGVDLKESLGAPRGARTDPAEAVRAARAPVLGVINGPCYTGALELALSCDFLVASDRARFADTHAALGLVAGWGMSALLPRAVGVRLARQMMLTGEPVDAGQAVRAGLVNEVVPHERLAERVRQVVAGILAAAPEAADATLQLLADGEDVPLAHALALEARAKRRRRIDVAEVARRFAARTAHVSDHNGMMRTGAEDR, encoded by the coding sequence GTGATCGAGGATCCGGGCGCCGTCGGGCTCGGGTGCCGCTGGGCGGACGGGGTGCTCTGGCTGACTCTGGACCGCCCAGAGGCGCGCAACGCGCTGACGATCGCGATGCGGCGCGGACTGATCACCGCGATCCGGGCGGCGGACGCGGATCCGCAGACGCGGGTGGTCGTGCTGACCGGGACCGATCCGGCCTTCTCCGCGGGCGTCGACCTCAAGGAGTCGCTCGGGGCGCCGCGCGGCGCCCGGACCGACCCGGCGGAGGCGGTGCGGGCGGCTCGCGCTCCGGTGCTCGGGGTGATCAACGGCCCGTGTTACACCGGAGCGCTGGAGCTGGCGCTGTCGTGCGACTTCCTCGTCGCCTCGGACCGCGCCCGGTTCGCCGACACGCACGCCGCGCTCGGCCTGGTGGCCGGGTGGGGGATGAGCGCGCTGCTGCCCCGGGCGGTCGGCGTGCGGCTGGCCCGGCAGATGATGCTGACCGGCGAGCCCGTCGACGCTGGGCAGGCGGTGCGTGCTGGGCTGGTGAATGAGGTCGTGCCCCACGAGCGGCTGGCGGAGCGGGTCCGGCAGGTCGTGGCCGGGATCCTCGCCGCCGCGCCGGAAGCGGCCGACGCCACGCTGCAGCTGCTCGCCGACGGCGAGGACGTGCCCCTGGCGCACGCTCTCGCGCTGGAGGCGAGGGCGAAGCGGCGGCGGCGGATAGACGTGGCGGAGGTGGCCCGCCGGTTCGCGGCCCGGACCGCTCACGTAAGTGACCACAATGGAATGATGCGCACGGGAGCGGAGGACCGATGA
- a CDS encoding DoxX family protein, with protein MKGTDVARWALRAVVGGTMIAHGVRHARTLDGTAGWFSSIGFREPRLQAVASAVVEVGAGAALVAGAATPLAASAVVGTMGVAARTVHLPNGFFVLNEGYEFVLNLGAASVALAALGPGRFSVDRALGLDGRSSGPRRAAFAAGLGLAAAAAQLAVFWRRPAGSA; from the coding sequence ATGAAAGGCACGGATGTCGCGCGGTGGGCGCTGCGCGCCGTGGTCGGCGGCACGATGATCGCGCACGGGGTGCGGCACGCCCGGACGCTCGACGGCACGGCGGGCTGGTTCTCCTCCATCGGATTCCGTGAGCCCCGGCTCCAGGCAGTGGCCAGCGCGGTCGTCGAAGTCGGGGCGGGTGCCGCGTTGGTCGCCGGCGCGGCGACCCCGCTGGCGGCGTCGGCGGTCGTCGGGACGATGGGCGTCGCCGCCCGCACGGTGCACCTGCCCAACGGGTTCTTCGTGCTCAACGAGGGCTACGAGTTCGTGCTCAACCTCGGTGCCGCGTCCGTGGCGCTGGCCGCGCTCGGACCGGGCCGGTTCAGCGTCGACCGGGCACTCGGGCTGGACGGCCGGTCGAGCGGTCCGAGGCGGGCCGCGTTCGCGGCCGGGCTTGGACTCGCTGCGGCCGCCGCCCAGCTCGCGGTCTTCTGGCGGCGCCCGGCCGGCAGCGCCTGA
- a CDS encoding thiolase family protein, with the protein MTDAVLLSACRTAIGTARKGALREVSAFDLATTVVREAAHRSGLPPESFDDVVLGESMAGGGDIARYAALEAGLTRVPGLAQNRHCASGLASVATAAAGVRAGMDRAVIAGGTQSSSTAPVSRRRIPGTEEWQDPWSSPSHVPTPESPNQDMSILVGWNTARLAGVSRAEMDAWALRSHERAIRAIDAGRFADEIVPVKVAGADGAVSVFDVDEHPRRGTSLAKLAALKVLHPEIEGFSITAGNSSGVNDGAAALVVADAALAADHGLTPLATVRSWASVGVDPVETGLAPIAAIRKALGRAGIEVGDVDLFEVNEAFASVAVAAARELGLDEKRVNPFGSGCSLGHPIAMTGARMVTTLAHELRRRGGGTAVAAMCAGGGMGSALVLTA; encoded by the coding sequence ATGACCGACGCCGTCTTGCTGTCAGCCTGCCGCACCGCCATCGGCACCGCTCGCAAGGGCGCGCTGCGCGAAGTGAGCGCGTTCGACCTCGCCACCACGGTCGTCCGCGAAGCCGCGCACCGCTCGGGTCTGCCACCGGAGTCCTTCGACGACGTCGTGCTCGGGGAGTCCATGGCTGGCGGCGGGGACATCGCCCGGTACGCGGCGCTCGAAGCCGGGCTGACCCGGGTGCCCGGCCTGGCGCAGAACCGGCATTGTGCGTCCGGGCTCGCCAGCGTCGCCACCGCGGCGGCGGGCGTCCGGGCGGGGATGGACCGCGCGGTCATCGCCGGTGGCACCCAGTCGTCCTCCACGGCGCCGGTGTCACGGCGGCGGATCCCCGGCACCGAGGAGTGGCAGGACCCCTGGAGTTCGCCGTCGCACGTGCCGACCCCCGAATCACCCAACCAGGACATGTCGATCCTCGTCGGCTGGAACACCGCCCGGCTGGCCGGCGTCTCGCGGGCGGAGATGGACGCCTGGGCGCTGCGTTCGCACGAGCGCGCCATCCGGGCCATCGACGCGGGGCGGTTCGCCGACGAGATCGTTCCGGTCAAGGTCGCCGGCGCCGACGGTGCGGTGTCGGTGTTCGACGTCGACGAACACCCGCGGCGCGGCACCAGCCTTGCGAAGCTGGCAGCGTTGAAGGTGCTGCACCCGGAGATCGAGGGTTTCTCCATCACCGCGGGCAACTCCAGCGGGGTCAACGACGGAGCGGCCGCGCTCGTCGTCGCCGATGCCGCGCTCGCGGCGGACCACGGCCTCACGCCGCTGGCGACGGTCCGTTCGTGGGCGAGCGTCGGCGTCGACCCGGTGGAGACGGGACTCGCCCCGATCGCCGCCATCCGCAAGGCACTGGGCCGGGCCGGGATCGAGGTCGGCGACGTCGACCTCTTCGAAGTCAACGAAGCGTTCGCGTCGGTCGCCGTGGCCGCCGCTCGCGAGCTGGGGCTCGACGAGAAGCGGGTCAACCCGTTCGGCAGCGGCTGCAGCCTCGGCCACCCCATCGCCATGACCGGGGCGCGGATGGTCACCACGCTGGCCCACGAGCTGCGCCGCCGCGGTGGTGGGACGGCGGTCGCGGCGATGTGCGCGGGCGGTGGCATGGGCTCGGCGCTGGTCCTCACGGCGTGA
- a CDS encoding enoyl-CoA hydratase/isomerase family protein has product METVLFDVTRHVATITLNRPEAMNSFNQAMLDDFAGIWRTVKADDDVHVVVLRAAGERAFSTGMDVKEGIDRRSNVWSQTDPGEQLSPKLNQVWKPLVCAVHGMVAGGAFYWLNEADVIICSDDATFFDPHVSYGLTAALEPIGLARRIPLGEALRIALLGLDERLSPERALQIGLVSEVLPRAELWDRADEIARVIAAKPPAAIQGTVRAIWESLDATRTQALRTGLSYTQLGNPLGKAEVDRASVPRGQWKLR; this is encoded by the coding sequence ATGGAGACCGTCCTGTTCGACGTGACACGGCACGTCGCGACGATCACCCTCAACCGCCCGGAAGCCATGAACAGCTTCAACCAGGCGATGCTCGACGACTTCGCCGGCATCTGGCGGACGGTCAAGGCCGACGACGACGTGCACGTCGTCGTGCTGCGCGCCGCGGGCGAGCGCGCGTTCAGCACCGGCATGGACGTCAAGGAGGGCATCGACCGCCGATCCAACGTGTGGAGCCAGACCGATCCGGGCGAGCAGCTCTCACCCAAGCTCAACCAGGTGTGGAAACCCCTCGTGTGCGCGGTGCACGGGATGGTGGCCGGCGGCGCGTTCTATTGGCTCAACGAGGCGGACGTCATCATCTGCTCAGACGACGCCACGTTCTTCGACCCGCACGTCAGCTACGGGCTCACCGCCGCGCTGGAGCCGATCGGCCTCGCCCGGCGCATCCCGCTCGGCGAGGCCCTGCGGATCGCGCTGCTCGGCCTCGACGAACGCCTCTCCCCCGAACGGGCATTGCAGATCGGGCTGGTCAGCGAGGTACTGCCGCGCGCGGAACTCTGGGACCGCGCCGACGAGATCGCCCGCGTCATCGCCGCCAAGCCGCCCGCCGCGATCCAGGGCACGGTGCGCGCGATCTGGGAGTCGCTCGACGCAACCCGCACCCAGGCACTGCGCACCGGACTGTCCTACACCCAGCTCGGCAACCCGCTCGGGAAGGCTGAAGTGGACCGCGCCTCGGTGCCCCGGGGACAGTGGAAGTTGCGCTGA
- a CDS encoding acyl-CoA synthetase — translation MHLTRIADRTPDKPAIVLADGSRTVTYAELDRRSRRVAQLLRARGLGVRDHVALLMGNRPEFLEAAWGAQRCGLYWTPVNWHLTAEEASYVVADCGARALFAAAETAELAATVVRHCPEVESAFTVGGARDGLTDYARALDGIPVEPVPEEVEGSYFFYSAGTTGRPKGIKPGHGFPPFGTGRPIDHRMAAAFGFGPDSVYLCPAPLHHAAPAGWSMGTQRNGGTVVLMERFDPLACLRAIERFRVTHAQFVPTHFVRLLKLPEEQRHAFDLSSLEVVVHAAAPCPVEVKRRMIDWLGPKLIEFYSGSEAVGMTIIDSADWLAHPGSVGRAARGVVHIVGEDGRELPTGEIGTVYFSGGGTFEYHRDPEQTAKAIDERGWATLGDLGHLDGDGYLHLADRRTDLVVSGGVNIYPAEIESALVLHPAVADVAVIGVPDAELGQAVLAVVQPAPGEVADPELAEALIAHCRTSLARFKCPRAVEFVTELPRLPTGKLLRRRLRAQYAGTGPGPEAQQAGSRETPRTR, via the coding sequence ATGCATCTGACCCGCATCGCGGACCGGACACCGGACAAGCCCGCGATCGTCCTGGCCGACGGCAGCCGGACGGTCACCTACGCCGAACTGGACCGGCGCAGCCGGCGGGTCGCCCAGCTGCTCCGGGCACGTGGGCTCGGCGTCCGCGACCACGTCGCGCTCTTGATGGGCAACCGGCCGGAATTCCTCGAAGCGGCATGGGGCGCCCAGCGCTGTGGGCTGTACTGGACACCGGTGAACTGGCACCTCACCGCCGAGGAAGCGTCCTACGTCGTCGCGGATTGCGGCGCCCGGGCGCTGTTCGCCGCCGCCGAAACGGCCGAGCTGGCCGCCACAGTCGTCCGACACTGCCCCGAAGTCGAGTCGGCGTTCACCGTCGGCGGTGCCCGCGACGGCCTGACCGACTACGCGCGGGCGCTCGACGGCATCCCGGTCGAACCGGTGCCGGAGGAGGTCGAAGGCAGCTACTTCTTCTACTCGGCCGGCACGACCGGCCGGCCGAAAGGCATCAAGCCCGGCCACGGGTTCCCGCCGTTCGGCACCGGCCGGCCGATCGACCACCGGATGGCCGCCGCGTTCGGATTCGGTCCGGACTCGGTGTACCTCTGCCCCGCCCCACTCCACCACGCGGCGCCGGCCGGCTGGTCGATGGGCACCCAGCGCAACGGCGGCACCGTGGTGCTGATGGAGCGGTTCGACCCGCTGGCGTGCCTGCGCGCCATCGAGCGCTTCCGCGTGACGCACGCGCAGTTCGTCCCGACCCACTTCGTGCGCCTGCTCAAGCTGCCGGAGGAGCAGCGGCACGCGTTCGACCTGTCCAGTCTCGAGGTCGTGGTCCACGCCGCCGCGCCGTGCCCGGTAGAGGTCAAGCGGCGGATGATCGACTGGCTCGGACCGAAGCTGATCGAGTTCTACTCCGGGTCCGAGGCGGTCGGCATGACGATCATCGACTCGGCGGACTGGCTGGCACACCCCGGTTCCGTCGGCCGGGCCGCGCGCGGCGTCGTGCACATCGTGGGCGAGGACGGCCGGGAACTGCCCACCGGCGAGATCGGCACCGTCTACTTCTCCGGCGGCGGCACCTTCGAGTACCACCGGGATCCGGAGCAGACGGCGAAGGCGATCGACGAACGGGGCTGGGCCACCCTGGGCGACCTGGGCCACCTCGACGGCGACGGCTACCTCCACCTCGCCGACCGCCGGACGGACCTGGTCGTCTCCGGCGGCGTCAACATCTACCCGGCGGAGATCGAGAGCGCCCTGGTCCTGCACCCGGCCGTCGCCGACGTCGCGGTGATCGGCGTGCCCGACGCGGAACTGGGCCAGGCGGTCCTCGCCGTCGTGCAGCCGGCACCGGGTGAGGTCGCGGACCCGGAGCTGGCCGAAGCGCTCATTGCGCACTGCCGCACGTCGCTCGCCCGCTTCAAGTGCCCTCGCGCGGTCGAGTTCGTGACCGAACTGCCGCGGTTGCCCACGGGCAAGCTGCTGCGCCGGCGGTTGCGTGCGCAGTACGCGGGCACGGGGCCCGGTCCGGAAGCACAGCAGGCCGGCTCCCGGGAAACGCCGCGCACGCGCTGA
- a CDS encoding LLM class flavin-dependent oxidoreductase, with amino-acid sequence MRFGMPWPGAGVAREAEQAGVGAFCTGDFADHDAYTTLAEIVANSERALVGPAIAYAFARTPYAHATAMRQLHAKAPGRLFLGLGTAAFRVNRDWFGVPADRPVARAAETVEAVRAWLHAENGEKVRYSGEFYAIDADVRAPVLGRLEIPVLLAAFNARMAVTAGRVADGVIGHGLFTRSWWADVVRPAVERGSGGRSRTEQGWIITAVDDAAPERAIADARRMIAFYLTVKTYDPFVAHHGWEDPVARLRAAFRTGDTDGMATAVTDEMLTEIAVCGTTADATELLRRRAGSLPRDVGYFAPPSFLVGHKRRAAYARSSLALIGEA; translated from the coding sequence ATGCGCTTCGGCATGCCTTGGCCCGGCGCCGGCGTCGCTCGCGAAGCCGAGCAGGCCGGTGTCGGCGCGTTCTGCACGGGAGACTTCGCCGACCACGACGCGTACACCACGCTCGCGGAGATCGTCGCGAACTCCGAACGCGCCTTGGTCGGTCCCGCCATCGCGTACGCGTTCGCCCGGACCCCGTACGCCCACGCGACCGCGATGCGCCAGCTGCACGCGAAGGCGCCGGGCCGGTTGTTCCTCGGGCTGGGGACGGCGGCCTTCCGCGTCAACCGCGACTGGTTCGGCGTACCCGCGGACCGGCCGGTGGCCCGGGCCGCCGAGACCGTCGAAGCGGTCCGCGCCTGGCTGCACGCCGAGAACGGCGAAAAGGTGCGCTACTCCGGCGAGTTCTACGCGATCGACGCCGACGTCCGCGCCCCGGTGCTCGGCCGCCTCGAGATCCCGGTGCTGCTGGCGGCGTTCAACGCGCGCATGGCCGTGACGGCGGGCCGGGTCGCCGACGGCGTGATCGGGCACGGGCTGTTCACCCGCTCCTGGTGGGCCGACGTCGTACGTCCGGCGGTCGAGAGGGGCTCGGGGGGTCGATCCCGCACCGAGCAGGGCTGGATCATCACGGCCGTCGACGACGCCGCCCCCGAACGCGCGATCGCCGACGCCCGGCGGATGATCGCCTTTTACCTCACGGTGAAGACGTACGACCCGTTCGTCGCCCACCACGGCTGGGAAGACCCGGTCGCGCGGCTGCGTGCGGCGTTCCGGACGGGCGACACGGACGGGATGGCCACCGCGGTGACGGACGAGATGCTCACCGAGATCGCCGTGTGCGGGACGACCGCCGACGCCACGGAACTGCTCCGCCGCCGGGCCGGATCCCTTCCCCGGGACGTCGGGTACTTCGCGCCGCCGAGTTTCCTGGTGGGACACAAGCGGCGCGCCGCCTACGCGCGGTCCAGTCTCGCCCTGATCGGCGAAGCTTGA
- a CDS encoding class I adenylate-forming enzyme family protein — MNIATLLDMAADGFGERIVAGRAEDGVTAARLRELSAGAARKLAGAGALVHLAVNGPAFPVALFAAARAGVPLVPLNYRLGREQLDAVLAEHPRALGIADPAYAGALGRAGLPVWSPAEWLAAAESEAGEGDEPEPQPEAPAVVIYTSGTTSAPKGVILHHHNLVSYVLGTVEFAGAGSDEAALMSVPPYHIAAVSNVLTNLYAGRRVLTLEQFTPGGWLDLVRAQRVTNAMVVPTMLARLMDTEGLDRSVPSLRALAYGGAKMPVRVIETALRAWPHVDFVNAYGLTETSSTISVLGPEDHRMAVASADPVVRARLGSAGRPLPSIDLEVRNETGAIVAPGEPGQIWVRGEQVSGEYAGHGSPLDERGFFPTRDQGRLDADGYLHVEGRLDDTIIRGAENIAPAEIEDVLLRHPDVLDAVVVGVPDEEWGQRIEAVVVPRAGADVDLEALRATIRATLRGSKTPDRIVCWPELPRTATGKLVRRDIVAGLAGPKGTPTPGDRPLPARLRRVLAADPGATALTFEDRSYPWAFLRHAVDDLDRLLAEAGAPDAHRIGIVLRNRPGHLAALVAVIATGRQVVTLSPFHGDVALAEDITTLAPQVVVAGAEDWARPGVAAAAAGVSAMPLATGEEDRPLRSHPADWTVAPGAAERGDVAVLMQTSGTTGRPKRVELTYRKLTAAFEASGTPVASPEVRLRTHPSILWTSLVHIGGLYFAIANVAAGLPTALLERFDVRKWAALVRRTRPRRVRLAPTALRMVLQSDLPADTFDGVEQVSSGTAPLPPDDADRFTARFGVPVLSVYGATEFAGAIAGWDLALYREWWGAKRGSVGRAFRGIALRIVDRETGEPVPAGTAGVLEAKGAQLPDDGWVRTTDLASLDDDGFLFVHGRADDAINRGGFKIVPSVIEEALRAHPAVRDASAVGIPDERLGEVPVAAVTMRDGARVPVAELLRWLAERLARYHLPTEVRVVDELPRTPSMKVSRPDVQALFRAAPAGNRPGRPAPGR, encoded by the coding sequence GTGAACATCGCGACGCTGCTGGACATGGCAGCCGACGGGTTCGGCGAGCGGATCGTGGCCGGCCGCGCGGAAGACGGTGTCACGGCCGCGAGATTGCGCGAGCTGTCCGCGGGCGCGGCGCGAAAGCTGGCCGGGGCGGGCGCGCTCGTCCACCTCGCGGTCAACGGTCCGGCTTTCCCGGTCGCGCTCTTCGCCGCGGCCCGCGCCGGGGTACCCCTGGTCCCGCTGAACTACCGGCTGGGCCGCGAACAGCTCGACGCGGTGCTGGCCGAGCACCCCCGCGCGCTGGGCATCGCCGATCCGGCGTACGCCGGGGCGCTGGGCCGCGCCGGGCTGCCGGTGTGGAGCCCGGCCGAGTGGCTCGCCGCGGCCGAAAGCGAAGCAGGCGAAGGGGATGAGCCCGAGCCGCAGCCGGAAGCCCCCGCGGTGGTGATCTACACGAGCGGGACGACCTCCGCCCCGAAAGGGGTGATCCTGCACCACCACAACCTGGTCTCGTACGTGCTCGGCACCGTCGAATTCGCCGGCGCCGGGTCCGACGAGGCCGCGTTGATGAGCGTGCCGCCGTACCACATCGCCGCCGTGTCGAACGTGCTGACGAACCTGTACGCGGGGCGGCGCGTGCTCACCCTCGAGCAGTTCACCCCCGGTGGCTGGCTCGATCTGGTGCGGGCGCAGCGCGTCACGAACGCGATGGTCGTGCCCACGATGCTGGCCCGCCTCATGGACACCGAAGGCCTGGACCGGTCGGTGCCGTCGTTGCGGGCGCTGGCCTACGGCGGCGCCAAAATGCCGGTCCGGGTGATCGAGACCGCGCTGCGCGCTTGGCCGCACGTGGACTTCGTCAACGCGTACGGACTGACCGAAACCTCGTCCACCATCTCGGTTCTCGGCCCGGAGGACCACCGGATGGCCGTCGCGAGCGCCGACCCGGTGGTGCGGGCGCGACTGGGTTCGGCCGGCCGGCCGCTGCCGTCGATCGACCTCGAAGTCCGCAACGAGACTGGCGCGATCGTCGCGCCGGGGGAGCCCGGCCAGATCTGGGTGCGCGGCGAGCAGGTCTCGGGCGAGTACGCCGGACACGGTTCCCCGCTCGACGAGCGGGGGTTCTTCCCCACCCGCGACCAGGGCCGCCTCGACGCCGACGGCTACCTCCACGTCGAGGGCCGGCTCGACGACACCATCATCCGCGGCGCGGAGAACATCGCCCCCGCGGAGATCGAGGACGTCCTGCTGCGGCACCCCGATGTCCTCGACGCCGTCGTCGTCGGGGTCCCGGACGAGGAGTGGGGCCAGCGGATCGAGGCCGTCGTCGTACCGCGTGCCGGTGCGGACGTCGACCTCGAAGCGCTGCGTGCGACGATCCGCGCCACCCTGCGCGGGTCGAAGACGCCGGACCGGATCGTCTGCTGGCCCGAACTGCCCCGGACCGCGACCGGCAAGCTCGTGCGCCGTGACATCGTGGCCGGACTGGCCGGCCCGAAGGGCACGCCGACCCCCGGCGACCGGCCGCTCCCGGCCCGCCTGCGCCGGGTGCTCGCCGCCGACCCCGGGGCGACCGCGCTGACCTTCGAGGACCGCAGCTACCCGTGGGCATTCCTGCGGCACGCCGTCGACGACCTCGACCGGCTGCTCGCCGAAGCCGGCGCCCCGGACGCGCACCGGATCGGGATCGTCCTGCGGAACCGCCCGGGGCACCTGGCCGCTCTGGTCGCGGTGATCGCCACCGGGCGCCAGGTGGTGACGCTCAGCCCGTTCCACGGTGACGTGGCGCTGGCCGAGGACATCACGACGCTGGCGCCGCAGGTGGTGGTGGCCGGCGCGGAAGACTGGGCTCGGCCGGGGGTGGCCGCCGCGGCGGCCGGGGTGTCGGCAATGCCCCTCGCCACGGGCGAAGAGGACCGGCCGCTGCGGTCCCACCCCGCGGACTGGACGGTCGCGCCCGGCGCGGCCGAGCGCGGCGACGTCGCGGTGCTCATGCAGACCAGCGGGACGACCGGGCGGCCGAAGCGGGTGGAGCTGACCTACCGCAAGCTCACCGCCGCGTTCGAGGCGTCGGGCACGCCGGTCGCCTCGCCCGAGGTGCGGCTGCGCACGCACCCGTCGATCCTCTGGACGTCGCTCGTGCACATCGGTGGGCTGTACTTCGCAATCGCCAACGTGGCGGCCGGATTGCCGACGGCGCTGCTGGAGCGGTTCGACGTCCGCAAATGGGCCGCCCTCGTGCGCCGGACCCGGCCGCGGCGCGTCCGGCTGGCGCCGACCGCACTGCGCATGGTGTTGCAGTCGGACCTGCCTGCCGACACGTTCGACGGGGTCGAGCAGGTGTCGTCCGGCACGGCTCCGCTGCCTCCCGACGACGCCGACCGGTTCACCGCGCGCTTCGGCGTCCCGGTGCTGTCGGTCTACGGCGCGACGGAGTTCGCGGGGGCGATCGCGGGCTGGGACCTCGCGCTGTACCGGGAATGGTGGGGGGCGAAGCGCGGCAGCGTCGGACGGGCGTTCCGCGGCATCGCGCTGCGCATCGTGGACCGGGAGACCGGCGAGCCGGTGCCGGCCGGCACCGCCGGCGTGCTCGAGGCGAAGGGCGCGCAACTGCCGGACGACGGCTGGGTCCGCACCACCGACCTCGCGAGCCTCGACGACGACGGATTCCTCTTCGTCCACGGGCGCGCCGACGACGCGATCAACCGGGGCGGCTTCAAGATCGTCCCGAGCGTGATCGAGGAGGCGTTGCGGGCGCATCCGGCGGTGCGCGACGCGTCCGCGGTCGGCATCCCCGACGAACGGCTCGGCGAAGTGCCGGTCGCGGCGGTGACGATGCGGGACGGGGCGCGCGTTCCGGTCGCCGAACTCCTGCGGTGGCTGGCCGAGCGGCTCGCCCGCTACCACCTGCCCACCGAGGTCCGGGTCGTCGACGAGCTGCCCCGCACCCCGTCGATGAAGGTCAGCCGGCCGGACGTGCAGGCGCTGTTCCGGGCCGCTCCGGCCGGAAACCGGCCTGGTCGGCCGGCTCCGGGGCGGTGA
- a CDS encoding amidohydrolase family protein yields MTILVRGAELDGTRRADVRIDGGVVTELAPALDRRPGEAVLEAHGGALLPGLCDHHLHLHALAAHGRSLPCGPSDVTTPAALGAALSGARADEHGWIRGIGYHESVAGPLDMDILDRLHPGRPVRIQHRSGALWVVNGAGVAALGLTAGDHPGIERDTGGRPTGRLWRADDWLRERLPRSRPPDLTETGERLARLGITAVTDATPDLGQAAIDALTAGDLPQRVLLLGVPLGHGHAALTASVVAQRGLPLGRGFPAGPHKIVLADSGLLAFDELAARIRAAHGENRAVAVHCVTREALVLLLAAFDETGTRPGDRIEHAALVPAELLPRIAELRLRVVTQPGFLAQRGDDYLRDLPPAEYPDLYRLRSLLEAGIPCTSSSDAPYGPLDPWAVLRAAADRRTASGRTVGTGERIAVGEALAGYLSPPDDPGGPVRRVRPGTDADLVLLHEPLAEALRNPSADLVGETLIGGTPVISD; encoded by the coding sequence ATGACCATTTTGGTGCGCGGCGCAGAACTCGACGGCACCCGGCGAGCCGACGTCCGGATCGACGGTGGCGTGGTCACCGAGCTCGCCCCGGCACTGGACCGGCGGCCGGGGGAGGCCGTGCTCGAGGCGCACGGCGGGGCGTTGCTGCCCGGCCTCTGCGACCACCACCTGCACCTGCACGCACTCGCCGCCCACGGCCGCTCGCTGCCGTGCGGGCCATCCGACGTGACCACGCCAGCCGCCCTCGGTGCCGCGCTTTCCGGTGCTCGCGCCGACGAGCACGGCTGGATCCGCGGCATCGGTTACCACGAGTCCGTGGCCGGGCCGCTCGACATGGACATCCTCGACCGCCTGCACCCCGGACGTCCGGTCCGGATCCAGCACCGCAGCGGCGCGCTGTGGGTGGTGAACGGTGCTGGTGTCGCGGCACTCGGGCTCACGGCCGGAGACCACCCCGGAATCGAGCGGGACACCGGGGGCCGGCCCACCGGACGGCTCTGGCGCGCCGACGACTGGCTGCGCGAGCGCCTGCCCCGGTCCCGTCCACCGGACCTCACGGAGACCGGCGAGCGGCTGGCCCGCCTGGGCATCACGGCCGTCACGGACGCGACGCCCGACCTCGGCCAGGCCGCGATCGACGCGCTTACGGCGGGTGACTTGCCCCAGCGCGTGCTGCTGCTCGGCGTGCCGCTCGGCCACGGCCACGCCGCGCTCACCGCGAGTGTCGTAGCCCAGCGCGGGCTGCCGCTCGGCCGAGGGTTTCCGGCCGGCCCGCACAAGATCGTCCTCGCCGACTCCGGGCTGCTCGCGTTCGACGAGCTAGCCGCACGGATCCGGGCCGCCCACGGCGAAAACCGGGCGGTGGCGGTGCACTGCGTGACCCGCGAGGCGCTGGTGCTGCTGCTCGCCGCGTTCGACGAGACCGGTACCCGGCCCGGTGACCGGATCGAGCACGCGGCTCTGGTACCGGCGGAGCTGCTGCCCCGGATCGCTGAGCTGCGGCTGCGCGTCGTCACCCAGCCGGGGTTCCTGGCCCAGCGTGGCGACGACTACCTGCGCGACCTCCCGCCCGCCGAGTACCCGGATCTCTACCGCCTGCGGTCCCTCCTCGAGGCGGGCATCCCGTGCACGTCCTCGAGCGACGCCCCGTACGGGCCGCTCGACCCCTGGGCCGTCCTCCGGGCCGCGGCCGATCGCCGGACCGCCTCCGGCCGGACGGTCGGCACTGGCGAGCGGATCGCCGTGGGCGAGGCACTCGCGGGATACCTCAGCCCGCCGGACGACCCCGGCGGCCCGGTCCGACGCGTCCGTCCCGGGACGGACGCGGACCTGGTGCTGCTGCACGAGCCGCTGGCCGAAGCACTGCGAAACCCGTCGGCAGATCTGGTGGGCGAAACGCTGATCGGCGGCACTCCGGTGATCAGCGATTGA